A window of Ammospiza nelsoni isolate bAmmNel1 chromosome 19, bAmmNel1.pri, whole genome shotgun sequence contains these coding sequences:
- the RPL38 gene encoding large ribosomal subunit protein eL38 isoform X2: MPRKIEEIKDFLLTARRKDAKSVKIKKNKDNVKFKVRCSRYLYTLVITDKEKAEKLKQSLPPGLAVKELK, translated from the exons ATG CCTCGCAAGATTGAGGAGATCAAGGATTTCCTGCTGACAGCGCGGCGGAAGGACGCCAAGT ccGTCAAGATCAAGAAGAACAAGGACAATGTGAAGTTCAAGGTGCGCTGCAGCCGGTACCTCTACACCCTGGTCATCACCGacaaggagaaggcagagaagcTGAAGCAGTCCCTGCCCCCAG gTCTTGCCGTGAAGGAGCTGAAATGA
- the RPL38 gene encoding large ribosomal subunit protein eL38 isoform X1 → MFLLSQPRKIEEIKDFLLTARRKDAKSVKIKKNKDNVKFKVRCSRYLYTLVITDKEKAEKLKQSLPPGLAVKELK, encoded by the exons ATGTTTTTGCTCTCACAGCCTCGCAAGATTGAGGAGATCAAGGATTTCCTGCTGACAGCGCGGCGGAAGGACGCCAAGT ccGTCAAGATCAAGAAGAACAAGGACAATGTGAAGTTCAAGGTGCGCTGCAGCCGGTACCTCTACACCCTGGTCATCACCGacaaggagaaggcagagaagcTGAAGCAGTCCCTGCCCCCAG gTCTTGCCGTGAAGGAGCTGAAATGA